In the genome of Achromobacter sp. MFA1 R4, the window TCGTGGTCGTGCGCAAGATGAACAAGGTGGACTGGCTGGAAGGCCCGCTCGTCGAAGAACTGCAACAAGAAGAGAAGCAATCATGAGGATACGCGCCCAAATCGGCATGGTGCTGAACCTGGACAAGTGCATCGGCTGCCACACTTGCTCGGTCACCTGCAAGAACGTCTGGACCAGCCGCGACGGTGTCGAATACGCCTGGTTCAACAACGTGGAAACCAAGCCCGGCATCGGCTATCCGAAGGAATGGGAGAACCAGAAAAAGTGGAAGGGCGGCTGGACCCGCACCGCCGCCGGCAAGCTGGAACCGCGCCAGGGCGGCAAGCTGCGCATCCTGGCGAACCTCTTCGCCAATCCGAACCTGCCCGCCATCGACGACTACTACGAGCCGTTCACCTACGACTACGAGCATCTGCAGAACGCGCCGCTGTCGCAGACGCCGCCCACCGCGCGCCCGGTGTCGGTGCTGACGGGCAAGAAGATGGACAAGATCCAGTGGGGCCCGAACTGGGAAGACGACCTGGGCGGCGAATTCAGCGCGCGCAGCCGCGATGCGCTGTTTGAAGGCGTGCAGAAGGAGATGTACTCGACCTTCGAGAACACCTTCATGATGTACCTGCCGCGCCTGTGCGAGCACTGCCTGAACCCGGCCTGTGTCGCGAGCTGCCCGTCCGGTTCCATCTATAAGCGCGAAGACGACGGCATCGTTTTGGTCGACCAGGACAAATGCCGCGGCTGGCGCATGTGCATCTCGGGCTGCCCGTACAAGAAGATCTACTACAACTGGAGCAGCGGCAAGGCCGAGAAGTGCACGTTCTGCTATCCGCGCATCGAGGCGGGCCAGCCGACCGTGTGCTCGGAAACCTGCGTGGGCCGCATCCGCTACCTGGGCGTGCTGCTGTACGACGCCGACCAGATCGAAAACGCCGCGTCCACCGCCAGCGAGCAGGACCTGTACGAAGAACAGCTCGGCCTCTTCCTGGACCCGCACTCGCCCGAGGTGATCGCCGCCGCGCGCGAGCAGGGCATCCCGGAATCGTGGCTGGAAGCCGCCCGCAACTCGCCGGTCTACAAGATGGCCGTGCAGTGGAAGGTCGCCTTCCCGCTGCATCCGGAGTACCGCACGCTGCCCATGGTCTGGTACATCCCGCCGCTGTCGCCCATCCAGACGGCTGCCGAGGCCGGCAAGATGCCGCAACGCACCGTCGGCAAAAGCGGCATGATCCCCGACGTGTCGTCCTTGCGCATCCCCGTGCGCTACCTGGCCAACCTGCTGACCGCCGGCAAGGAAGCGCCGGTGCTGCAGGCCCTGGAACGCATGCTGGCCATGCGCGCCTACAAGCGGTCCGAGACCGTCCACGGCGAACGCGACACCGACCTGCTGGACCAGGTCGGCCTGTCCGAGGAAACCGTGCAGGACATGTACCGCATCATGGCCATCGCCAACTACGAGGACCGCTTCGTCGTGCCCAGCAGCCACAAGGAAGTGGTCGAGGACAGCTTCAACGAAAAGGGCAGTTGCGGCTTCACGTTCGGCAACGGTTGCTCGGGCGGCGTGTCGGAAGGCAGCCTGTTCGGCCGCAAGCCGCAGGGCAGCGAAATCTTCATCGAGATGCCCAAGTCCCGCAAGAAGGCCGTGTCGGCCTGAGGAAAGGAGAAAACCATGAGCCTGTACCGTCTGCTTTCCGCCATGCTGTGCTACCCCGAGCCCGAACTGCTGGACCACCTGGGCGAACTGGAAGCGGCCATCGCGGCCTATCCGGACGCCGAGGAAACCCTGCAGCCGCTGGTGGGCTACCTGGCCGCCAACGACCTGATTCCGCTGCAGGAAAACTACGTCGCCACCTTCGACCGCAACCGCTCGCATTCGCTGCACCTGTTCGAACACGTGCACGGCGAAAGCCGCGACCGCGGCCAGGCCATGGTCGACCTGCTGGACACCTACCGCGAGCATGGCTTTGAGCCGATGGTGTCCGAACTGCCGGACCATGTGCCGCTGTTCCTGGAATTCCTGGGGGTCATCGACCCCGACAAGGCGCAGGAACTGCTGGACGAAGCCATCCACGTGCTCGCGGCCATCGGCGCCCGCCTGGCCAAGGGCGACAGCCCCTACGCCTGCATCTTCGCGGTGCTGCGGGCCCAGTCCCGCGTGATCCCGCGCGTGCAGACCGAGGCGCCGGTGCGCGACATGGACGAGGCGATGGAGATCTTCGGCGCCGGCGCGGACGGCGTGGAGCCGCTGCTGCGGCCGTTTTCGGGCGACGGCGCGCAGACCGTGCGCTTCTATCCCCGTTCGCCCGCGACCCATTAACGCTCAGGACGACGCATCATGAATTCCCTGAATCAGTTTCTCTTCGGCATCTATCCCTACATCGCGCTGACGGTCTTCCTGCTGGGCAGCCTGGCGCGCTTCGAGCGCGAGCAGTACACCTGGAAGTCCGACAGCTCGCAGCTCCTGCACCGGGGCCAGCTGCGCCTGGGCAACATCCTGTTCCACATTGGCATCCTGGGCCTGTTCTTCGGACACCTGGTCGGGCTGCTGACGCCGGTCATCGTGTGGGACACGCTGGGCGTGTCGCATTCCCTGAAGCAGATGGTCGCGATGGTGGCCGGCGGCGTAATGGGCGGGCTGTGCCTGATCGGCCTCTTGATCCTGATCCACCGCCGCCTGACGGACCCGCGCATCGCCCGCGCCACCCGTCCGGGCGACAAGCTCCTGCTGCTGTGGATCCTGGTCACGCTGCTGCTGGGGCTGTCCACCATCGTGCTGTCGGCCGGCCACATGGACGGCGAGATGATGGTGCACCTGATGACCTGGGCGCAGCACATCGTCACCTTCCAGGGCGACGCCGCCAGCTACATCGCCGGCGTGCCGCTGCTGTTCAAGGCGCACCTCTTCATGGGCCTGACGCTCTTCGTGATCTTCCCGTTCACCCGGCTGGTGCACGTGTGGAGCGGCTTTGCGTCGGTCGGCTATCTGGGCCGTGCCTGGCAACTGGTGCGTCCGCGCTGATCCCTCGTCCAAGGAGCCGACCATGCCTGTCATCGTCAATGGCGTCGAACTGAACGACGCGGATCTGGAACGTGAACTGCCCCTGCACGCCGAAGCCGGCAATCCCATGCGCGAGGCCGTCACGGCCCTGGTGCTGCGGCGCGTGCTGCTGGACGAGGCCGGCCGCCAGGGTCTGGACCTCTCGGACGAGGAAAGCGCCATCGGCGCCTTGCTCGCCAGCCAGGCGCCCGCGCCCGAGGCCGACGAGGCGGCCTGCCGCCGCTTCTACCAGATGCACCCCGAGCGTTTCATGGTGGGCGAACTGGTCGAGGCGGACCACATCCTGTTCCAGGTCACGCCCGACGTGAACCTGGACATGCTGAAAGCGCATGCCAACGTGGTGCTGGCCGACCTGCTGGCGGACCCGTCACGCTTTGCCGAGGTCGCGCGCGCGCAGTCCAATTGCCCGTCCGCGGCCGTGGGCGGCAATCTGGGACAGCTCGGGCGCGGCGACACCGTGCCGGAGTTCGAACGCGCGGTGTTCGCGCTGCCCTCGGGCGGGCTGCTGCCGCAATTGCTGCAGACACGGCATGGCCTGCACATCGTGCGCGTCACGCGGCGTGTCGAAGGGCGGCTGCTTCCTTTCGAGCAGGTCGCCCGGCAGATCGCCGCGGCGCTTACCGCCATGAGCCGCGATACCGCCTGGCGGCAGTACACCAAGCTGCTGGTGGGGCGGGCCAAGATCTCGGGCATCGACCTGGACGACGGCGAACCCGAGCGGGTCTTCGCCGGGAGCGCCGCATGATGGACGAGCCTGCGCCTGCCACCCTGACGGACGGCTTCGGCCGCCGCATCGACTATCTGCGCGTGTCCGTCACCGACCGCTGCGACCTGCGCTGCAGCTACTGCCTGCCCAAGGATTTCAAGGGCTTCGAAACGCCGGCCAACTGGTTGTCCCACGACGAAATGGCCCGGCTGGTCGGGCTGTTCGTCGGCCTGGGCGTCGCCAAGGTCCGGCTGACCGGCGGCGAGCCGCTGCTGCGCAAGGGCGTGGCCGGGCTGGCGGCCACCATCGCCGCCATGCCCGGCCTGCGCGACCTGTCCGTGTCCACCAACGCCACGCAACTGGCCCGCCATGCGCAGTCGCTGCGCGCGGCGGGGGTGGACCGCCTGAACATCAGCCTGGACACGCTGGACGCCGCGGCCTTCGCGCAGATCACCGGGCGCGACTGCCTGGCGTCCGTGCTGGCCGGCCTGGCGGCGGCGCGGCAGGCCGGTTTTTCCCCGATCAAGCTCAACAGCGTGGTGCACGCCGCCACACCCGAATCCGACGTGCGGCGCCTGCTGGCGTACGCGATGGAACAGGGCTTCGTGCTGCGCCTCATCGAACCCATGCCGATGGGCGAGTGCGGGCGGGGCCACGCGCACACCGACCTGAATGCGATGGGCGCGCGGCTGGCGGCGGACGCCGGCCTGCTGCCGTCGCTGGCGCAATCGCGCAACGGCCCGGCGCGGTACTGGACGGGCGGGCAGGGCGCGCCGGTGCTGGGCGTCATCACGCCGATGTCGCGCCATTTCTGCGCCACCTGCAACCGCGTCCGGCTGGGCGTGGACGGCACCCTGTACCTTTGCCTGGGCCAGGAAGACCAGGTCCCGCTGGGACGCCTGCTGCGCGCGGGTGCCAGCGACGGCGACCTCATCCAGGCCATCGTGGCGGGCATCGCCGCCAAGCCGGAGCGCCACGAATTCAACGCCCGTCCCGAACGCATCGTGCGTTTCATGGCGCAGACGGGAGGCTGACATGCAAGACCTCGAACGGCTGGTCGGCGGGTTCCAGCGCTTCCAGCAGCAGTATTACGAAGACGCGCCATCGCTGTACCGCAATCTGCGCGACGGCCAGCATCCCAGCACGCTCCTGATCGGCTGCTGCGATTCCCGGGTTGACCCGGCCATGCTGCTGGGGTGCGACCCGGGCGACATCTTCACCGTGCGCAACGTGGCCAATCTGGTGCCGCCCTCCAGCAAGGACCGCGGCCTGCAGGGCGTGCTGGCGGCCATCCAGTTCGCGGTCGAGCAGCTGCAGGTCAGCCGCATCATCGTGCTGGGGCATGCGCAGTGCGGCGGCATCCGCGCGCTGATGGAGCGGGGTATCCGCCGCGGCGGTGAAACCGACTATCTCGGACGCTGGATGGACATCGCCGAACCGGCGCGGGAACAGGTGCTGCGGCAGATGCCGCACGCCTCCCAGGCAGAGCGCCGCCGCGCCTGCGAGCAGGCGTCCATCCTGATCTCGCTGCGCAACCTCGAAGACCTGCCCTTTGTCCGGCGGGCCGTGGAGGGCGGCAGCCTGACGCTGCACGGCTGGTATTTCGACCTGGTGGCCGGCGCTTTGCTGGCATACTCCCCGCGTGCGGACACGTTTCTGCCCATCGTTTGCCCTCTGCTGACGGAACCTGCCCTCCCATGACCCCTGTATTCGGCATCGCCGGCCGCTCCGGCAGCGGCAAGACCACCCTGATCGAAGCCATGCTGCCGTTGCTGGGCGCGCGCGGCCTGCGCGTGAACGTCATCAAGCACAGCCATCACGATTTCCAGATGGAGCCGCCCGGCAAGGACAGCGCGCGCTTTCGCACGGCGGGCGCGCAAGAGGTCATGATCGCCTCGCCGTACCGCTACGCCATCGTGCATGAGCTGCGCGACGCGCCCGAACCCACGCTGGACGCGCAACTGGCGCGCCTGTCGCCCGCCGACCTGGTGCTGGTCGAAGGCTTCAAGCAGGCGGCCATTCCGCGCATCGAGGTCTACCGGCCCGCGCTGGGCAAGCCGCCGCTGCACACCGAGGACCCCGGATTTCTCGCGGTCGTGACCGACGCGCCGCAAGGCATCGCCTTGCCCTGCCTGCCGCTGAACGAACCTGCCCGGGTCGCGGACTTTCTCTGCCGCGCCCTTGGACTGGAGTAACAAGGTGTCTGACACCCATGAGGCGCTCTGCCAGGCTTGCGGGCCGTCTCCCGCGGGTGTCAGACACCGTCTGCCTGCTCGGCAACCGTGTCTGAATGCCTGCGGGAAGCGACTACACTGATGCCCGAATTGCGCTCTTCGCACCGACCACCATGACGCCCGCCGATACCGCCGCCCGTTCCGACGCGCTTCCGTCGCCCCGGCACCGCCTTTCCACGCGCATCGTGGCCAGTTCGCTGCTGGCGCTGGTGGTGGTGCTTGCCATGGTGAGCTGGACGCTATGGCTGTCGTGGCAGCTGGAAGGCGCGGGCGCGGCCATCAACGACACCGGCAGCCTGCGCATGCGCGCGAACCGCGTGGCGGTGGAACTGATGCGCCCGCAAGCTGGCCGCGACGTGCGCACCGCCGAACAGATCGCCGTGCTGGACGAGACCATCGCGCGCCTGGCGCGCGGCAACCCCGCGCGCCCGCTCTTCATCCCCAACGACCCCGCCATCCGCGCCCAGTGGCAGGACGTGGCGGCCTACTGGCGCGACATCATGAAGCCGGCGGCGCTGCGGGCCATCGCCCAGCCGGACGCCTCGGCGTACCTGGAGACGCTGCCCGAGTTCGTGGCCCGGGCCGACACGCTGGTGCGCATGATCGAACAGGACAACGCCGGCAAGACCACGTCGCTGCGCCTGTCGCAGGGCGTGCTGGCCGCGATCGCCAGCGCCGGGACGCTGGCGATGATCTACCTGCTTTACCTGTGGATCATCTCTCCCGTGCTGCGTTTGCGCGACGGCCTGCAGCGCATGGCCGACCGCGAGTTCAGCACCCGGCTGCCGGTGGAAAGCCAGGACGAGTTCGGCGTGCTGGCGCGCGGCTACAACCGCATGGCCGACGAACTGCAGGACCTGTACACCAGCCTGGAGCAGCGGGTGGAGCAGAAGACCGCGCAGCTGGCCGCGCAGAACCGCGACATCGGCGCGCTGTACGACATGGCGGCGTTCCTGAACCAGCCCAATGAGATCGAAGCCATGTGCGACGGCTTCCTGCGCCGCGTCATGCTGCAATTCGACGCGGACGCCGGCAGCATCCGCGCGCTGGACCCCAACAATGAAAAGCTCAACCTGGTGGTGTCGGTCGGCCTGTCCGACGAACTGGTGCAGGCCGAGCACTGCATGAAGGTGGACGACTGCTACTGCGGCGTGGCGACGCGCCAGGCGGGGGTCATCGTCATTCAGGACTTCCGCCAGTCGCCGCAGGAGCTGGACCTGAACTGCCAGCGCGAGGGCTTCTCCAGCGTGGCCGTGTTCCGCATCGTGACCCGCGACGAGGTGTTGGGGTCGTATTCGCTGCATTTCCGCCAGCAGCGCCGCCTGATGGCGTCGGAATCGCAATTGCTGGAAACGCTGGGCCAGCACCTTGGCGTAGCGCTGGACAACCGGCGCCTGAGCGCGCAGGCCCGCCAGCTTGCCGTCGTGCAAGAGCGCGGGCTGGTGGCGCAGGGCCTGCACGACAGCCTGGCCCAGGGGCTGAATTTCCTGAACCTGCAACTGCAGATGCTGGACGCCGCCATCAAGCGCGGCGACGACGAAGAGGTCAGCGAGATCCTGCCGCTTCTGCGCACCGGCGTGGACGAAAGCTACCAGGACGTGCGCGAGCTGCTGACCAATTTCCGCAGCAAGCTGTCGCAGGGCGACCTGCAGGCGGCCATCGAGGACACCGTCGCCCGCTTCCGGCGCCAGACCGCCATCGAGACCGAGCTCACCTTCAGCCAGGGCGAGGGCGCGCCGCTGCAGCCCGAGCAGCAGCTCCAGGTGCTGTTCATCCTGCAGGAGGCCCTGTCCAACGTGCGCAAGCATTCCGAAGCCAGCCGCGTGCGCATTGCTGTCGAGAACGGCCGCGATTTCACCCTGCAGATCGCCGACGACGGGCAGGGCTACGACCCGGCCGACGTCGCCGAACGCGGCGAATCCCACGTGGGCATGCACATCATGCGCGAGCGCGCCGCGCGCATGCGCGCCGTGATAAAACTCGAATCGCAGCCCGGCGCCGGCACGCGCGTGGCGCTCACCCTGCCTGGCGCTGAACGCCAGGCTGCCTGACCTTCCTGTCCATCATGACCATCCGCATCCTGCTCATCGACGACCACACCCTGTTCCGTTCCGGGGTCCGCCTGCTGTTGCAGCGCCAGCCCGACTTCGAAGTCGTGGCCGAGGCGGGGGACGGGGTGGAGGGCCTGAAGCGCGCCCAGGAGCTCAAGCCCGACGTGGTGCTGCTGGACCTGAACCTGCCAGGACTGTCGGGGCTGGAAACGCTGCAGCTCCTGACGCAGGACCTGCCCGGGTGCGCGGTCATCATCCTGACGGTCTCCGAAGAGGCCGACGAACTCGGCCAGGCGCTGCGCGACGGCGCCCGCGGCTACCTCGTCAAGAACATCGACGCCGACGCGCTGGTGTCCGCGATCCGCCGCGCCGCCAACGGCGAAGCCGTGATCGCCGACAGCATGACGGCCAAGCTGGTCGAGCAGTTCCGCGGCCAGGCCAGCCAGACGCCGCCTCCGCCCGGGTCTGCCGAACGCCACCGCCTCACCGCGCGCGAGACGCAGATCGTGCAATGGCTGGCGCGCGGCGCCAGCAACAAGGTCATCGCGCGCGAACTGGACGTCAGCGAAAGCACCGTCAAGATCCATGTGCAGAACGTGCTGAAAAAGCTCAACCTGACCAGCCGCGTGCAGGTGGCCGTGTATGCGGTGGAGCGCGGCCTGTATACGGAGGAATAGGCGCGCGCGATTGCGAGCACTTCGGTGTCCGACACCCGAAGGCGCCGCGCCGTTTGATTTTCGACAAGGCCCGGCGCACGGGCGGCCCATAGACTGGCCGTCATGCAAACTCGAACCACTCCCATGGAGCTCGTGGCTCCGGCGGGCAGCCTGGCCGCGCTGAAGGCAGCGATAGAAGCGGGCGCCGACACCGTCTATCTCGGGCTCAAGAACGCCACCAATGCCCGCAATTTCGCCGGGCTCAATTTCACCGAAGCAGACATCCGCGCAGGCGTCGAACTGGCGCATCGCCGCAACCGGCAGGTACTGTTCGCCATCAACACCTTCGTGCAGGCGGGCCGCATGGCCGAATGGCGGGCCGCGGTGGATGCCGCGCACGACCTGGGCGCCGACGCCGTCATCATGGCCGATCCGGGCCTGCTCGCCTACGCCAGCGACCGCTATCCCGACCTGCGCCTGCATCTGTCCGTGCAGGGCTCGGCCACCCACGCCGACGCCATCGAACTGATGAAGGAACAGTTCGGCATCCGCCGCGTGGTGCTGCCGCGCGTGCTGACGCTGGCGGAGGTGGCACGCATCTGCGCCCACGTCAGCGTCGAGGTCGAGGTCTTCGGCTTCGGCAGCCTGTGCGTCATGGCCGAAGGCCGCTGCCTGCTGTCCTCGTACGCCACCGGCGATTCCCCCAACAACAAGGGCGTCTGTTCGCCCGCGCACGCGGTGCGCTGGGTGGAAGAGGACGGCCGCATGGATGCGCGCCTGTCGGGCATTCTCATCGACCGCTACGAACCCGGCGAACCCGCCGCCTATCCCACGCTGTGCAAGGGGCGGTTCGACGTGGACGGGCAGTCCGACCACGCGCTGGAAGAGCCCACCAGCCTGAACGCCATCGGCCTGTTGCCGCGCCTGGCCGAGATGGGCGTGTCCGCCATCAAGATCGAAGGACGCCAGCGCAGCCCGGCCTACGTCACGCAGGTGGTGTCCACCTTGCGCGCCGCGCTGGACAGCGTGCACGCGAACGCCGCGCGCTACTCGCCGCGCCCCGAATGGAACGCCATGCTGGCGCGCCATGCCGAGGGCTCCCAAGTCACCCAAGGCGCATTCGAAAGGCCATGGAAATGAACCTGCTCCCATTCCAGATTTCAGTCGGTCCCTTGCTCTACTACTGGCCGCGCCAGCGCACCATGGACTTCTACGCCGCCGTGGCCGACAGCCCCGCCGACATCGTGTACGTGGGCGAAACCGTCTGCAGCCGGCGCCACGAACTGCGTGCCGACGATTGGCTGGGCCTTGCCCGGGACCTGCGCGCCGAGGGCAAGACCGTCGTGCTGTCGGGCCGCACCCTGATCGAAACCGGGGCCGAGGCCAGCGCCCTCAAGAAGCTGTGCGAGCAGCCGGACTTCATGGTGGAAGCCGGCGAACTGGGCGCGGTGCGCCATCTGAGCGGGCGCGGTTTCGTGGCGGGGCCGCACCTGAACGCCTATCACGGCGGCACGCTGGCCTGGCTGGCCAACCGCGGCGCGGTGCGCTTTGTCGCGCCGCTCGAAATGGACGGCCCCACGCTGGCCCGCCTGCTGCAGGAGCGGCCGGCCGGCATGCAGGCCGAAGTCATGGTCTGGGGCAGGATGGCGCTGGCGTTTTCGGCGCGCTGCTTCACGGCGCGTCACTTCCGGCTCAAGAAGGACGACTGCGGGTTTCGCTGCATCGAGCATCCCGACGGCCTGGACATGCGCACGCGCGAATCCCGCGAATTCCTGGGCATCAACGGCATCCAGGTCCAGTCGGCCGCCTGCCTGGACCTGCTGGCCGAAGCCCCGGAACTGGCAGGGATGGGCATCGAGGTGCTGCGCGTCAGCCCCCAATCGGCCGGGACGCTCGAAGCGATTGCCGCGCTGGACGCGACGCGCCGAGGCGGCAAGCCCGACGCGGTCTCGCCGCCGGCCGGCATCGGCCGCTGCAACGGCTATTACTACGGGCAGGCCGGGATCGCGCTGCAGGAGGTTGCCGTATGAGCGCCGCGCTGAATCTGCCGCCGCTGCTGGCCCGGCTGGGCCGGCGCGTGCCGGGGCCCTTCGTCTCGTTGCATTTCGCCGCCGGGCTGGAACTGGCGCGCCGCCTCAAGTGGCTGGAGCCTCCCGCCGA includes:
- a CDS encoding response regulator transcription factor — encoded protein: MTIRILLIDDHTLFRSGVRLLLQRQPDFEVVAEAGDGVEGLKRAQELKPDVVLLDLNLPGLSGLETLQLLTQDLPGCAVIILTVSEEADELGQALRDGARGYLVKNIDADALVSAIRRAANGEAVIADSMTAKLVEQFRGQASQTPPPPGSAERHRLTARETQIVQWLARGASNKVIARELDVSESTVKIHVQNVLKKLNLTSRVQVAVYAVERGLYTEE
- a CDS encoding type IV pili methyl-accepting chemotaxis transducer N-terminal domain-containing protein; amino-acid sequence: MTPADTAARSDALPSPRHRLSTRIVASSLLALVVVLAMVSWTLWLSWQLEGAGAAINDTGSLRMRANRVAVELMRPQAGRDVRTAEQIAVLDETIARLARGNPARPLFIPNDPAIRAQWQDVAAYWRDIMKPAALRAIAQPDASAYLETLPEFVARADTLVRMIEQDNAGKTTSLRLSQGVLAAIASAGTLAMIYLLYLWIISPVLRLRDGLQRMADREFSTRLPVESQDEFGVLARGYNRMADELQDLYTSLEQRVEQKTAQLAAQNRDIGALYDMAAFLNQPNEIEAMCDGFLRRVMLQFDADAGSIRALDPNNEKLNLVVSVGLSDELVQAEHCMKVDDCYCGVATRQAGVIVIQDFRQSPQELDLNCQREGFSSVAVFRIVTRDEVLGSYSLHFRQQRRLMASESQLLETLGQHLGVALDNRRLSAQARQLAVVQERGLVAQGLHDSLAQGLNFLNLQLQMLDAAIKRGDDEEVSEILPLLRTGVDESYQDVRELLTNFRSKLSQGDLQAAIEDTVARFRRQTAIETELTFSQGEGAPLQPEQQLQVLFILQEALSNVRKHSEASRVRIAVENGRDFTLQIADDGQGYDPADVAERGESHVGMHIMRERAARMRAVIKLESQPGAGTRVALTLPGAERQAA
- a CDS encoding peptidylprolyl isomerase, which encodes MPVIVNGVELNDADLERELPLHAEAGNPMREAVTALVLRRVLLDEAGRQGLDLSDEESAIGALLASQAPAPEADEAACRRFYQMHPERFMVGELVEADHILFQVTPDVNLDMLKAHANVVLADLLADPSRFAEVARAQSNCPSAAVGGNLGQLGRGDTVPEFERAVFALPSGGLLPQLLQTRHGLHIVRVTRRVEGRLLPFEQVARQIAAALTAMSRDTAWRQYTKLLVGRAKISGIDLDDGEPERVFAGSAA
- the narH gene encoding nitrate reductase subunit beta is translated as MRIRAQIGMVLNLDKCIGCHTCSVTCKNVWTSRDGVEYAWFNNVETKPGIGYPKEWENQKKWKGGWTRTAAGKLEPRQGGKLRILANLFANPNLPAIDDYYEPFTYDYEHLQNAPLSQTPPTARPVSVLTGKKMDKIQWGPNWEDDLGGEFSARSRDALFEGVQKEMYSTFENTFMMYLPRLCEHCLNPACVASCPSGSIYKREDDGIVLVDQDKCRGWRMCISGCPYKKIYYNWSSGKAEKCTFCYPRIEAGQPTVCSETCVGRIRYLGVLLYDADQIENAASTASEQDLYEEQLGLFLDPHSPEVIAAAREQGIPESWLEAARNSPVYKMAVQWKVAFPLHPEYRTLPMVWYIPPLSPIQTAAEAGKMPQRTVGKSGMIPDVSSLRIPVRYLANLLTAGKEAPVLQALERMLAMRAYKRSETVHGERDTDLLDQVGLSEETVQDMYRIMAIANYEDRFVVPSSHKEVVEDSFNEKGSCGFTFGNGCSGGVSEGSLFGRKPQGSEIFIEMPKSRKKAVSA
- the moaA gene encoding GTP 3',8-cyclase MoaA translates to MMDEPAPATLTDGFGRRIDYLRVSVTDRCDLRCSYCLPKDFKGFETPANWLSHDEMARLVGLFVGLGVAKVRLTGGEPLLRKGVAGLAATIAAMPGLRDLSVSTNATQLARHAQSLRAAGVDRLNISLDTLDAAAFAQITGRDCLASVLAGLAAARQAGFSPIKLNSVVHAATPESDVRRLLAYAMEQGFVLRLIEPMPMGECGRGHAHTDLNAMGARLAADAGLLPSLAQSRNGPARYWTGGQGAPVLGVITPMSRHFCATCNRVRLGVDGTLYLCLGQEDQVPLGRLLRAGASDGDLIQAIVAGIAAKPERHEFNARPERIVRFMAQTGG
- the mobB gene encoding molybdopterin-guanine dinucleotide biosynthesis protein B, with translation MTPVFGIAGRSGSGKTTLIEAMLPLLGARGLRVNVIKHSHHDFQMEPPGKDSARFRTAGAQEVMIASPYRYAIVHELRDAPEPTLDAQLARLSPADLVLVEGFKQAAIPRIEVYRPALGKPPLHTEDPGFLAVVTDAPQGIALPCLPLNEPARVADFLCRALGLE
- a CDS encoding U32 family peptidase, with the translated sequence MNLLPFQISVGPLLYYWPRQRTMDFYAAVADSPADIVYVGETVCSRRHELRADDWLGLARDLRAEGKTVVLSGRTLIETGAEASALKKLCEQPDFMVEAGELGAVRHLSGRGFVAGPHLNAYHGGTLAWLANRGAVRFVAPLEMDGPTLARLLQERPAGMQAEVMVWGRMALAFSARCFTARHFRLKKDDCGFRCIEHPDGLDMRTRESREFLGINGIQVQSAACLDLLAEAPELAGMGIEVLRVSPQSAGTLEAIAALDATRRGGKPDAVSPPAGIGRCNGYYYGQAGIALQEVAV
- the narI gene encoding respiratory nitrate reductase subunit gamma: MNSLNQFLFGIYPYIALTVFLLGSLARFEREQYTWKSDSSQLLHRGQLRLGNILFHIGILGLFFGHLVGLLTPVIVWDTLGVSHSLKQMVAMVAGGVMGGLCLIGLLILIHRRLTDPRIARATRPGDKLLLLWILVTLLLGLSTIVLSAGHMDGEMMVHLMTWAQHIVTFQGDAASYIAGVPLLFKAHLFMGLTLFVIFPFTRLVHVWSGFASVGYLGRAWQLVRPR
- the narJ gene encoding nitrate reductase molybdenum cofactor assembly chaperone, which encodes MSLYRLLSAMLCYPEPELLDHLGELEAAIAAYPDAEETLQPLVGYLAANDLIPLQENYVATFDRNRSHSLHLFEHVHGESRDRGQAMVDLLDTYREHGFEPMVSELPDHVPLFLEFLGVIDPDKAQELLDEAIHVLAAIGARLAKGDSPYACIFAVLRAQSRVIPRVQTEAPVRDMDEAMEIFGAGADGVEPLLRPFSGDGAQTVRFYPRSPATH
- a CDS encoding peptidase U32 family protein, which encodes MQTRTTPMELVAPAGSLAALKAAIEAGADTVYLGLKNATNARNFAGLNFTEADIRAGVELAHRRNRQVLFAINTFVQAGRMAEWRAAVDAAHDLGADAVIMADPGLLAYASDRYPDLRLHLSVQGSATHADAIELMKEQFGIRRVVLPRVLTLAEVARICAHVSVEVEVFGFGSLCVMAEGRCLLSSYATGDSPNNKGVCSPAHAVRWVEEDGRMDARLSGILIDRYEPGEPAAYPTLCKGRFDVDGQSDHALEEPTSLNAIGLLPRLAEMGVSAIKIEGRQRSPAYVTQVVSTLRAALDSVHANAARYSPRPEWNAMLARHAEGSQVTQGAFERPWK
- a CDS encoding carbonic anhydrase, which translates into the protein MQDLERLVGGFQRFQQQYYEDAPSLYRNLRDGQHPSTLLIGCCDSRVDPAMLLGCDPGDIFTVRNVANLVPPSSKDRGLQGVLAAIQFAVEQLQVSRIIVLGHAQCGGIRALMERGIRRGGETDYLGRWMDIAEPAREQVLRQMPHASQAERRRACEQASILISLRNLEDLPFVRRAVEGGSLTLHGWYFDLVAGALLAYSPRADTFLPIVCPLLTEPALP